CCTCGTCGGAGATCATGCGCTCCTATCTGCGCCACATCGCCAAGTCCCGGCGCCGGGTGTGGCTGGCCACCGCCTATTTCATCCCCCCCTGGAAGCTGCGCCGCGCCCTGCGTCGCGCCGCCTTGCGCGGCATCGACGTGCGCCTGCTTTTGCCCGGGCCCCATTCGGACCACCCCGAGGTTCGGCATATCGGAAGCCGCTACTATGAGCGCCTGTTGCGGGACGGGGTGCGCATCTTCGAATACCAGCCCCGTTTCATCCATGCCAAGGCGATGCTCTGCGACAACTGGCTGAGCATCGGTTCGAGCAACGCCGATCGCTGGAATTACCGCTGGAACCTGGAAGCCAACCAGGAAATTCGTTCCCCGGCCTTGGGCGAAACCGTCGCGGCCCTCTTTCAGGAGAATTTCAGCGAGAGTGTCGAGATTCGTGCCGCCGATTGGCGCCGCCGTTCCTGGGGGCGGCGGCTTCGGGAATGGTTCTGGGGGGAGTTGGCCCGTTTCTTCCTTTGGCTCGGCGACCGATCCCGGGGACGGCGCGGACCTCGGGACCGCCCCTGATGCTTTTTGCGCAAGCATCATTTTTTCGCGACTTCTGCTATGGTGAAAGAAAAGGCGGCGGAGGGGGAACTTTCCCGTTGCCGGAACGCAAGAAAGGAGGCGGAACATGCTTAAGAGTGTCGGCAGCGGAGCCCTGGAGCGTTTCCAGGCTGAAGCGCAAAAGTTGCTGGAAGAATCCCGCAGGGAAAAAGCGGCGCCCGAAAGCGGCGAGGCGAAACCTGCGCGGGGTGGGGATCGGGTTTCCCTGGGGAACAAAGCGGCTGAAGGGGTCGGTTATGAACCCGCCGTGAAGGAGGCGGACATCGGCGCGGCCTTCCGGTTGCTGCGCGATCTCGTTGCCCGCAATCTTCAAGAACAGGGGGTGGCAACCCGGGTGGCGACGGGGGAGGGGGACCTCGATCTGGAAAGCCTCAGCCCGGAAGAGGCCCAGTCGCTCATCGGCGAGGACGGCTATTTCGGCGTCGAGCAGACCTCGGAGCGGATCTTCCAGTTCGCCATCGGCATCGCCGGCAACGACCCGAACCGCATCGACGCCATCCGTAAAGGGATCGAGGATGGCTATCGCCAGGCCGAGGAGGCTTGGGGCGGGGAGCTGCCGGAGATCTCTTATAAGACCAAGGATGCCTTGACGGAAAAGCTCGACAACTGGCTGGCGAGTTTTTCCGAAGCGGGCTAAAGAACGGTTATGAAGCGCCCGGGCCGGAAGCCATTCCGGCCCGTGACGTTTACGCCCTGAATTTCCCCCCTGACAACTCCCGCCACAAAAATCTTTCGTCTTAATCCCCTCTCATGCTATGGTGCGCCTCCATTCTCGACCAGCCCAGGGAGGCCCAGCGATGACCAACCAGCTCAACCAAGACGAAGTGCGGGTACTCGGCTGTTTCATCGAAAAAGAGATGACCACCCCCGAGTATTATCCCCTGACCCTCAATGCCCTGACCACCGCCTGCAACCAGAAGTCGAACCGCGATCCGGTGGTCGCTTTCGACGAAACGACCGTGGTCCGCGCCCTCGACCGGCTGCGTCACCTGGGGCTGGCGATGCAAGCCGGCGATGGCGGCCGGGTGCCCCGCTACAAGCACGCCCTCAGCGTCAAGCTCTATCTCGAACCGGAAGAACTGGCGGTGCTCGCCGAGCTGATGCTGCGCGGTCCCCAGACCCTCGGCGAACTGCGTGCTCGCGCCGACCGCATGCATTCGCTCAAGAGCCTGGAAGAGGTGGAGATCATCCTCAAGCACCTCGCCGAACGCAAGGAGCCGCTGGTCATGCAGATGCCCCGCCAGCCGGGGCGCAAGGAGTGCCGTTATGCCCAGCTGTTTTCCGGGGTGCCGGAGATCAGCGACGAGCCGGCGGCGCCCGCGCCGGAAACGGCGACTTTGCGGGTGCGGGCGGAAAACGAGCGGCTGGCTGCGCTGGAAGCGGAAGTCGCGGCGTTGCGGGCCGAACTGGAAAGCATCAAGGGGCAAATCGAGGAATTCAGGGCTCAGTTCGAGTGACCCGAAAGACGAAGTTAAACAGGGGTGAGGGCGAAGGACGACGGGACGAATTTCCTTGACCCGAAGTTGGGTTGTCATATATATAGATATTTAAATATATGACAACCCAATGACAAAGAGAGGATTTTCATGGAAGACGCGATCCGTCACGCCCTCCCCGACATCAACAGCCGCCGGCGCCTGCAATGGCTGCTGGCCCCGGTCATGATCCTGACCGTCGCCCTCGGCTGGAAATATCCCCTGCTCGGCTTTATCGTTCCGGTGGCCATGGCCGTGGGGATGATCGGCGGCTTTTTTCGCGGGCGCTATGTCTGCGGCAATCTCTGCCCGCGCGGCAGCTTCATCGACCGTATTCTCGCCCGCGTCGGCGGCGAGCGGCCGATTCCCGCGCTCTTTCGCAACCTGCGTTTCCGCTGGGGGGTCTTCGCCCTGCTGATGGGCTTCATGGCCTGGCGCCTCAGCCTCGACCCGACCTCCTGGCAGCACTGGGGGACAGTCTTCTGGTCCATGTGCGCCCTGACCACCGGCATCGCCGTGATCCTCGGCCTTCTCTACCATCCCCGCAGCTGGTGCGCCTTCTGCCCGGTGGGAACTTCGGCCAACGCCCTGGGCGGACACAAGCAGCCCCTGGAGATTGCCTCGAGCTGCCGTGAGTGCGGCAAGTGCGAGAAGGTCTGCGCCATGAACCTGGAAATCGTGCGGCACAAGCCGACCGGCGTGGTCGCCGAGCGCGACTGTCTGCGCTGCTCCGAATGCGTCGCCGCCTGCCCCGCCGCCGCCCTCAAATGGCCCGAGGCGGCTTGAAATAGAAAGAACCACCCGCAAAAAAGCGAACGCCCCGCCCGGAATCTCCCGGCGGGGCGTTCGTTTTTCATTCCCTTTTCTTTGGGGAGAGGGTGCCCGCAGGGCGGGTGAGGGCGGATTTACTGGTAATGGATCTTCTTTACCCCGTCGATTTCAGCGATGATCTGGCTCAGTTCGCGGCCGATGCGTTCCTTGTGCTGGGTGATGATGAAGCGGTAGCGGATGCACTGCGTAGTGAGATCAAGATCCGCTTCGATGTCGGAAATGCGCAGCTTGCGCTCGGCGAAGAGCCTTTCCAGGGTCGGGTAGATATCCGGCTCGGAATTTGCGGTGATGCTCAGGTGCAGATAGCGGTCCTTCTGGATGAGGGGTTCGAGCTGTTTCAGAAAGATCAGGGCCAAGAGCGAAAGAATGGTGGCGATGGTGCCGGCGATGAAGAGCCCCATGCCGAAAGCCATGCCGACACCGGCTGCCACCCACAGGCAGGCGGCGGTGGTCAGGCCGCGCACCGTGAAGCCTTCCTTGATAATGACCCCGGCGCCGAGAAAGCCGATGCCGGTGATGATCTGCGCCGCCGCCCGCCCCGGGTCGAGGCGCACTACGCCGGTGCCGGGGAGGTCGCCGTACTTGAGAAAAAAGGCTTCGGAGACGACCATCATCAGGCAGGAACCGAGGGCCACCAGCAGATGGGTACGCAGACCGGCGGGGCGTCCGTGCTTTTCCCGCTCGATGCCGAGAATGGCCCCGGCCAGGGCGGCGAGAAGCAGTTTGACCAGGATCGCCAGCTCGGTGCTGCCGGCGAGGGTGGTGGCAAAAAACATGAAATCTCCTTTAAGAGGATGAAAATTTCTTTCATTATGGCTGATTCGCCGGAAAAAGAGAAGCCCGGTCCGACGCCGGGCGGCGCTCGCCGTCGGCATTTTCATCCACAGCTTTGTCCACGGGATATTCACAAGATGTTGTGGCTGGAAAGAAAAATTTTGCCAATATATGGGGTTTTGTCCTTGACTGGATCACGGCCTGTGCTAAGGTTCTCCCGTTGTTTGAATACTGTCGGGAGGGTGGAAAAATGCTGGAATTCATTCGCAAGCGGGACGGTCGCCTCGTTCCTTTCGAGGAAGAGAAGATCGCCGGCGCGATTCAGAAAGCGGTACGCGCTGTCGGCGGTAGCGACATGGACAAGGCCGGGCGTATCGCCCGTCAGGTCGTCGGCATTCTCGAGGTGCTCTACAAGGACGCCCAGGTGCCGACGGTGGAGAATGTTCAGGATCTGGTAGAAAAGATCCTCATCGAAAACGGTCACGCCAAGGTGGCCAAGAACTACATTCTTTACCGCAAGCAGCGCGAGGCCCTGCGCAAAACCAGGGAGTTCATGCGCGAGTCGATCGCCTCGATCGATTCCTACCTCACCCAGGAAGACTGGCGGGTCAACGAAAACGCCAATATGGGTTATTCGCTGCAAGGGCTCAACAACCACATCGCCGCCAACATCACCAGCAACTACTGGCTCAATAAAATCTATCCCGCGCCCATCGCCGACGCCCATCGCCAGGGGGATTTCCATCTGCACGATCTGGGGATGCTCTCGGTCTACTGCTGCGGCTGGGATCTCAAGGATCTGCTGCTGAAGGGCTTTACCGGTGCCTACGGCAAGGTGCAGAGCGCCCCGGCCGCCCACTTCCGCACCGCTCTCGGCCAGGCCGTGAACTTCTTCTACACCCTGCAAGGGGAGGCTGCCGGCGCCCAGGCCTTCGCCAGCTTCGATACCCTGCTCGCCCCCTTTATCCGCTACGACAAGCTCGGCTACGCCGAAGTCAAACAGGCGATGCAGGAGTTCATCTTCAACATGAACGTGCCGACCCGAGTCGGCTTCCAGACCCCCTTCACCAACATCACGTTGGACATGACCCCGCCGAAGAATATGGCCAGAGAAGCGGTGATCATCGGCGGCAAGCTGATGGATGCCACCTACGGTGAGTTCCAGGAGGAGATGGATCTTTTCAACCGCGCCTTCTGCGAAGTGATGATGGCCGGGGACAGCTCGGGGCGGATCTTCTCCTTTCCCATCCCCACCTACAACATCACCGCTGGTTTCGACTGGGAGAGCCCCCGTTTCCGGCCGATCTGGGAGATGACCGCCAAATACGGCATCCCCTACTTCAGCAACTTCATCAATTCGGATATGGACCCGGAAGACGCCCGTTCCATGT
The nucleotide sequence above comes from Desulfuromonas acetexigens. Encoded proteins:
- a CDS encoding YceH family protein; this translates as MTNQLNQDEVRVLGCFIEKEMTTPEYYPLTLNALTTACNQKSNRDPVVAFDETTVVRALDRLRHLGLAMQAGDGGRVPRYKHALSVKLYLEPEELAVLAELMLRGPQTLGELRARADRMHSLKSLEEVEIILKHLAERKEPLVMQMPRQPGRKECRYAQLFSGVPEISDEPAAPAPETATLRVRAENERLAALEAEVAALRAELESIKGQIEEFRAQFE
- a CDS encoding 4Fe-4S binding protein; this translates as MEDAIRHALPDINSRRRLQWLLAPVMILTVALGWKYPLLGFIVPVAMAVGMIGGFFRGRYVCGNLCPRGSFIDRILARVGGERPIPALFRNLRFRWGVFALLMGFMAWRLSLDPTSWQHWGTVFWSMCALTTGIAVILGLLYHPRSWCAFCPVGTSANALGGHKQPLEIASSCRECGKCEKVCAMNLEIVRHKPTGVVAERDCLRCSECVAACPAAALKWPEAA
- a CDS encoding MgtC/SapB family protein; translated protein: MFFATTLAGSTELAILVKLLLAALAGAILGIEREKHGRPAGLRTHLLVALGSCLMMVVSEAFFLKYGDLPGTGVVRLDPGRAAAQIITGIGFLGAGVIIKEGFTVRGLTTAACLWVAAGVGMAFGMGLFIAGTIATILSLLALIFLKQLEPLIQKDRYLHLSITANSEPDIYPTLERLFAERKLRISDIEADLDLTTQCIRYRFIITQHKERIGRELSQIIAEIDGVKKIHYQ